ACCCTGACCTAATTACAGGGATACAGAATTCAATTGACGGGCTTGACACCAGGCTTCTGGAAAAGGTTACAAACGTTTCCGTTTCCACCACACTGGCAACAAATACCACACTTGAAGGAAAAGGTTATCCTGCTGCAATGATTCTGATTGGATACTCAATTCCAAAAGGTCTTCCAACACAGCATGTGATATCTGTAAAAGGAGGGCATGATGCAGATGGTTATGAGATCGATGATCTGGATGATCCTGAAGTAATCAAAGATTTTGTAATGTACTGTAAGAACAAGGTTGCTGCATTTGCAGTCTCGTCGTATTTTGGTGTACGAAATCCTGATCATGAACTGAAAGTAAAAAAGATAATACAGGATCTGACAGATATGCCAGTGGTCTGCGGGCATGAACTGTCACAGGGGTTGGGAGCTTATGAGAGATCAGTCACTGCACTGTTAAATGCCCAGCTTATACCGGTAACAAACCAGTTTATACAATCAATACTTTCAGTGATGAAAGAAAGACATATCAGTGCAAACCTTATGATGATGAAATGTGATGGTTCGCTGGTAAAGATAGAAGAGGCACTGGAAAAACCGGTCGAGTCCATATTCTCAGGTCCTGCTGCCAGTCTTGTAGGTGCAGCTCATCTAACAAAACTTGATACATGCATGACAGTTGATGTTGGTGGTACAAGCACTGATATATCCTCTTTATCAGAAGGAATCCCTATCATCAGTGACTCAGGTGCTGTTGTAGGCGGATGGAGTACAATGGTAAAGGCTATCAAGATGAATACATCTGCAATGGGAGGGGATAGTCATGTGTGGGTTCAGTGGAAGCCTTCAATCGGGCCCGGAAGAGTTATTCCTCTATGTTATGTAGCTTCGCAGCACCCGGAAGTTGTGGACAAGCTTGAAAAAATAAAAGAGGATCGAAAGATTTCTGAAAGGATTATGGACCGTATCATACAACCTGTGTCTTTTTTTGTCCGCAGTGAATCTGATCCCAGAACTCTGGAACGGTTAAACGATAATGAAAAAGAGATACTTGATGCACTTTCAGATGAACCCTTATCCATCAAAGAAATAGCCGGGATTACAGGGCACCATCCTCTGATGTTTGGTAATATCCTGGAGTCACTGATACAGAAAAGGCATATTAGCCATATAGGATTTACTCCAACAGATGCACTTCATGTACTGCAGGACTATGAAAAATGGAATTCAGAGGCTTCACATCTGGGCGCAGAGATTCTGGCAGAATATGTGAAGATGGATAAACTATCTTTCTGCACACATGTAAAGAAGAAAGTCGCCTTTAATATTGCACAGAACCTTGTTTCCTTTGTTGCGGAGGATGTGAAGAAAGAGGAAATTGAGAAATTGATGCAGAACTCCGAGAATCTCAGGTTCAGGTTAAATGTACCGGTTGTGTTGATCGGGGCACCAGTCGAGGCTTTTCTGGAAGAGCTGAAAAGTGTTATTGATGGAGAAATCACTGTTCCTGAATATTATGATGTTGGAAACGCTGTAGGTGCACTTGTAGGTAATATCATCCACAGATCAGATGTTCTCATCAGGCCTTCAGCTGCAGGAAGCAGCCAATATTCAGTATTCTGTGAAGCAGGAAAAATGGTATTTGATGAATATGGCCAGGCAGTGGATTATGGTATAAAATTCATAAACGACAGTATGGCAGAATATATGAATAGCTATGGGCTCAGCATGGACAGAATACAGTTTGACCTGAAAAGGGATGATATAAAAAGTGAAACAGGTTCTGTCATTGAGACCAGATTAACAGGAGTTGGCATAGGATCACCAAGGAGGTCAGATAATGAATGGGTTAAACGCTGGAATGAATCCACAGGACCAAATGAGCAGCATGGATGCTCTAGCCCGGAGTGTGCGGGCAAAGATAGGGATTAATGAGTCTGTAGAGGACGAGGAGCTGATGCATCATGTGGAAAGGGCATGTACAGAGATATATGATCTTCTTGTCTCATCCTATGGTCCCCGTGGCATGAATAAGATGATCATTAACCCTGTAAATGACGTATTTCTCACAAGCGACGGGAAAACAATAATGGAAGAGATTGATATACTGCATCCGGTAGTAACTTCCCTTAAGGATATTGCAAAATCAATGGACAGAGCATGCGGAGATGGTACCAAAACCGCAGTGATACTGGCTGCAGGTCTAATCCGGAATGCTTCTATGCTCATTAAAAGAGGTGTTCATCCATCAACCATAATCAAAGGATACAGACTTGCTCTGAACAAGACATATGAGCTTCTTGAACACGAAAGCTTTCCTGCAAAATCCTATGAACAGATGTATGCTGCTGTTCTAAGCTCGACTGCAGGTAAGGGTATAGATTTCATTATGGCAGACAAGCTTGCCAGAAACATGATGGGCATAGTAGAAAATCTTGATAATATGTCTGAGGGTGGATTCCTTGACCTTGATGAGAATGTGAGTATTATAAAGAAGGTAGGAAAACCTGATATTGTTTCTATATCTGGTGTAATACTTGATGAGAGACCTGCAAGAAAGGATATGCCAGATACTCTTGATAATCCTGAAATATTGATCTTAAAAGGCGATGTCAGTTTTAAGAGTGCTTTTTTGAATTCTCAGCACAATATCAGGATGGACAGTTATGAAACTTCAGTGATGTTTGAAAAAGAGCAGAAGAGAATTGTAAATGATTTTACCCGAAAAATCGTTTCCAGTGGTGCAGAAGCAGTTTTCTGTGAAGGCGATGTTGACCCTTTAATTGAATCCACCCTGTCCAGAAACAGGATTCTGCTATTTAAGAAACTTCAACCAAAAGACCTCCTGCGATTATCAAAATCTACAGGTGCAACAATGATGTCCATCCATGATGACGATTTGTGTGAAGGCACCGGCAGGGCTGAGAGAGTGGAGGTCTCAAAAAAGTGTAATGAGTATTTTGTGTTTGTCAGGTCTCATAACAGGATGATATCTACCATTCTTATCTGGGAACCTGTCAGATATGGCCTGGAAAAGATTGAGGAGGCTGCAGATGATGCTCTGACAAATGCAGCTTTCATTCTAAGAAACAGAATGATTGTAACAGGCGGAGGTGGAATCGAGTTCATATTATCCCAGATGCTTCGAAGCTATGCCACTACCATCGAGGGCAAGGAACAGCTGGCTGTGGAAGAGTATGCCTCTGCTCTTGAAGATATTCCAAGGATCCTGGCAAAAAACGCAGGTATGGATGTGTTCGATTCAATGGCACAGATGTCAGGATACTATAACAGGGGAATTGATGCAAGAATAGATACTTCAGGCAGAGTATGCGAGAATAACCCTCCGATATATGACTGTGCATCCATTAAGAAACTGGCAATTATCTCTGCTACTGAGGCTGCAAGCAATGTTCTAAGAATTGACCGGATTCTGGCAAAGAGTTAATTAGCAGTATGAGAGTGATCTATTATGAATCAAAAAGATCGGGTACTGAATGCACTGAACCTCAAAAGCGTGGATAGGGTCCCGGTTGGTTCATTTACTACAACTCCTGTGCTTGAACTTATGGAGGCATGCGGTGCATTCAGACCAGAGGCTGACCATGATCCTGAAAAAATGGCGCTGCTTGCGTTGTCGGCTCATGAAAACTGCGGATTTGAGACCGCCAGGTTTCCTTTTGATATGACCGTCCTTGCAGAGGCTGTGGGATGTACGATAGATCCGGGTACCACCAGCAGGACCCCAGCAGTTATTGAGGGGCTCAAATTTGATGATCCAGATGATCTGAATTTCATACCGGATGACCTTTGCAAAGAGGGCAGAATTCCGCAAGTACTTGAAGCTGCATATATTGTTCGAAAAAGTTTGGGGGATGATGGTTTGACAGTGGCAGGACATGAGGGACCTGTAGACCTTGCTGCAAATATTGTGGGTATGAAGGAATTTCTGCTGTTGACTCTCAAGAACAGGCCCTTTGTTGAGAGATTGCTGGATATATGTGCCGATGCATGTATCGAATACGGTAATGCCTGCATAGCTGCAGGAGCAGATGCTGTATGTGTGGCAGATGCAATTTCATCTCCTGGTATTCTTCCACCTAATGACTTTGAAGAACTTGCCCTTCCCAGATACATCCGTATTTCCAGCAGTCTTAAAGGTCCAGGAGTACTTCATGTATGTGGCAGAGTTGACCTGATCACTGATAGTATTACAGAATGTGGATTTGATGGGATCAGTGTAGAGGAGAGTGTTCAGGATCTGAGAAATCTTATCACAACAGCCCATGAAAAAGATGTGGCTGTAATTGGCAATGTATCTGCATCGTCAACCCTGTACTCTGGTAGTGAGGAGGATGTAAATGCAGAGACTCTAGAAGCCCTTGATTGCGATATTGATATAATTGCACCTGGGTGTGGCATTGCACCAGAGACACCGATAAATAACCTGAAGGCAATGGTGAAGGCCAGAGACAGTTATTATTAGCTGTTTTGGAGTGGGGTAAATTGATGAAAATTATTATGATCGGAGGTATCAGGGGTTCAGGTAAAACTTCTCTGATAAGAAGACTAGCTGGACATTTCACTGCCAGGGGGTTGAAAGTGGGAATTGTTGTTACTGAACTGGGTGAGATTGAATATAATGAGAGTTCAGATGAAGTATTCGTAAAGCATTCTGTGAGTGATTGTGTATCATGTACATTCCGATATGATGTGGTACATGCACTCATTGATATGTTCAGTACTTTTACTCCAGACATTGTTTTTATAGAAATTGCAGGCATTGCATTTCCTGGAAGGCTTGAAGAAGATATCGAAGAGCATGTGGATGTTGCAGGACTTGAGGTTATACCTGTGATATATATGGTGGATGCTGCTGAATTTATACCAGATACTGAAAAGATTCCAAAATTTGTTATAGATCAGATTAACAGTGCTGCTGCAGCCTGTATTAACAGGATCGATCTCGTTGAAGGTGAAAAAATTGAACAGATCAAATATGTACTGGAGAAAACCAGGCCTTCAATTCATGTTTTCTGCTTTTCTTTGAAATTAAATAAAGGAGATCTGGATGATCTTATACAGTTTTTAAGTTAATTATGGCAAATTTAAAATCTATTCATATACCATACATCAATAATGCATAAAAGTATAGTATCTGGGGGTGAATTTTTATAATGGACCAGGAAACTGAAGGTCCTGATCGACATGAATCCTGCATGAGATTTCGTATGATCTTTGAAAACTGTCCCACTGGAATGCTCTATATTAACAGAATGGGACTGGTAGATGATTGCAATAGTAAATCTTTAGAAATACTTGCAGTCAGCAGAGATGATATTGTGGGTTCAGATCCTGGAAGTTTTCTGTCAGGGGAACAGATAAATGAGGTTATTGAATCAATCCTTTCTTCAAAGGTCAATTATCATGAATCTGAATACAGAACAAAGAATCATGATAATCCCATTCCCTTAAAAGTATATCTTAGTCCTCTTCCAGACCAGGAGTTGCCATCCGGGGTAATCTGTGTACTTGAAGATATTTCCAGGGAAAAAAGTATTGAAGAAGCTTTACTTATGGATGAGTCCAGACTGGAGGCGCTCCTTCGTCTACATCAGATGACAGATGCTACAATACAGGAGATAACTGATTTTGCCAGAGAGGAGGCTGTCAGGCTTACTGGAAGCAAACTGGGATATCTTGCCTTTTTGAATGAAACAGAAGATGTTCTTACAATGCATTCATGGTCAAGGGTTGCTATGAAAATATGCAGGATCAGAGACAAACCAATTGAATATCCGGTTGGGACCACTGGCCTCTGGGGTGAGGCGGTAAGGCAGAGAAAGCCTGTTATCACAAATGACTACAGGGAACCCAATCCACTTAAAAAAGGGTATCCAAAAGGTCATGTGGAACTTACCCGGCATATGAATGTACCTGTATTTGATAAGGATAAGATCGTCCTTGTCGCTGGTGTGGGAAATAAGGATACTGATTATGATCAGTCCGATGTTCGCCAGCTTACACTGTTGATGCAGGGTATGTGGACCTTACTCAAACACAAGAAAGCAGAGGATGCTCTGAAGAAATATTCAAATAAACTGTCACAGGTAAATAAAGAGCTATGGGAAGCAAATAAGGAACTTAAGTCCCTCAACCAGCTTAAAAACGAGTTCATATCCAATGTAAGCCATGAACTTAAAACACCTCTGGTTTCGATCAGGGGGTATAGTGAGATCATGAATGGAGAAAACCTTGGTCCGCTAAACGATAAACAAAAAAGGGCAGTTGAAACGATTTTAAGGAACAGTGAACGATTAAGGCGCCATGTTGATTCTCTTATGTATATAAGTATGGAACAGATGGGTAAGATCCGATACAGTTTTGATTCCATAAATATCGAGGGTATTATTGATGATGCAATAACTGATATCCTTCCTCAGATAAGAGATACCGGAAAAGATCTGAAACTTGAGAAGAACGTATCAGAGGATCTACCTGAGATTCAGGGAGATGCCCAGAAACTTACAGATCTGCTGACAAACCTGCTGAGCAATTCTGTTAAGTTTACTCCGGATGGTGGCAGGATATCAATTAATGTGAAGCAGGAGGGCGATGAACTTCACATAGTGGTTGAAGATACAGGTATTGGAATTCCAAAAGAGGTGATACCGGATATTTTTGATAGATTCTATCAGATTGATTCCTCAACAAAGAGAAAATTTGGGGGTACCGGAGTGGGATTGTATATATGCAAGAGCATTGTGGAAGGGCACAGTGGAAAGATATGGGTTGAAAGTGACAGAGGAAAGGGAACATCTGTTCATGTAAAACTGCCTGTAAAAAATAGGCCAGAAGAAAAAAAACAGTAAATAATATTTTTTATTCTTTATCTTCTTTTGAATTAAATGGTTCTGATTTTATTTTTCCACCTTCATTAATGAGTTGCTCTATCCTGCGTTCAGCATTGTCCAGACGTTTCCGGCATCTGCTGGCAAGTTTCATTCCCTGCTCAAAAGTGTCCAGACTCTCGTCCAGGCTCATACGCCCGCACTCAAGCTGTTCCACCAGCAATTCCAGCTTTTCCATTGCTTCTTCAAAAGTCATTTCAACTTCTTCAGCATCAATGTTTTTTTCTTCTTTATTGGATTTCATTCGTTCACCTGAATTCTTCTGTACAGATAATGCTGATAAATCTGTATAAGATCCAATTATCTTTTATTTGTTCTGGTTATGTTCCTGACACTGCATTCGATTATTCCGTCATGAATCATAATTTCTATGTCATCTGCTTCTGTGACCTCATTCACGGAATGTATTATATTGCCTTCAGTGTCCATGGTTATACTATATCCTCTTGCAAGTGTCTGGAGTGGACTTACAGCATCAAGTCTTCCGGCATATTCTCTCAGGAAAGATTTTTTGTTGCGGAGCAGATTTGAAATAATGTATTCCATTCGTGAAGCCGTTTCATCGAGTTTCTGATAGTTTTGAAGTACGTGATCCCTGAACTTCTCCGGCTGAACTCTGGAATGGAGATATTTCAGATCGGTCCTGTGATCTTTGATCTTTTGATCTGTGGACTGTATTATCCTGTGGATCAACGAATCTATGTATTTTTCGAGTTCTGAGCTTGAAGGTATTACCATTTCACATGCAGCAGAGGGCGTAGGTGCTCTAAGATCTGCGGTAAAATCAGCGATCGTATAGTCTGTCTCATGGCCTACTGCTGAAACTATCGGCACATTTGAGTCATGTATGGCTCTTGCAACTATCTCTTCATTAAATGACCAGAGATCTTCCAGTGATCCTCCACCTCTTCCTAAAATAATTACATCTACATCGGTATTGTTCAGCATTTCTATAGCATTTGCCACACTTGAGGCTGATCTTTCACCCTGTACAAGGGCAGGCGCCAGGAGCAGATCTACAGGTAATCGCCTTTGTGCCACATTGAGTATATCGTGTATTGCAGCTCCAGTGGGTGATGTAACAATCCCTATCCTCGAAGGATATTTTGGTATCGGCTTTTTGTGTTCGATCTCAAATAGTCCTTCCTTTTCAAGCCTGTTTTTTAGCTGTTCAAAAGCCTGATACAGTTCTCCTATTCCATCAGGCCTCATATCAAGTATCTGCAACTGATACTGGCCGCGGACAGTATACAGGTCAATCGATCCAAATGCCAGTATGCTCATGGATTTTTCTGGCTGAAATTTAATCTTTCGACTAACTGAGCTAAAGCATACACAGCTTATCTGTGCCTTGCTATCTTTGATCGTGAAATAATAATGACCGCTTCTGTGCAGTGTAAGGTTTGAGATTTCACCTCTGACCCAGACCTGCTGCAGTCCAGGCTCGGATCTTAGCACATTTTTAACATGCTGGTTCAGTTCTGATACAGTAAATATTCCCATGATAATCTCCAGGAGATACAGTATATGTTACCTATATTATTAGGATATGATGGAAGTGGAGTGAAAATATTCTTCCATTTATGTAACTATGTTATGTAACAAAATTCTGTATTTTTCTTCTGTAACAATTCTTCTGTTATTTATTTCTAATCTTTGTACAATACTCTATATGCCCAAAAGATAACGGATTTGAGGGTACAGAAAAACGAACATCACGGTGATCATTGTTTTTGTCGGATTACGGCTCAAACATAAAAACGATTTCCTAAAAACGGCCTTTTACCGTGATTAAGCCGGAAAGTCACAGATTGCAGATATGTGATCTGTGGCAAATCCTGCATGTCAATTGCAGTTTTCCAGGCACGTATCCTTCAAAGCTGTATCCAAATCAAAAAAAGCGGGATATGGGGGTAAGTATGTTGATACAATCAAGAATAATGAATAAAGAGACTACTGGATCTATATTGAAAATAGGAATGATCGCATTTTTAATGGTAATGTTTATGGCAGTAGCTGCATCAGCAGATGTTGACAGCGGATCCGTTGAAATTGTGAACGAAAGTGGTGCGAATGATATATTTGATTCGATTCAGGCTGCCATTAATGCTGCAGAAGACGGAGACACTATTGTAGTGAATGAAGGAACTTATAAAGAATCCCTGAGTATAACTAAAGAAGGTTTAACCATACAGGGAATGGATCAGGATAACGTAATAATTGATGCCAGTGATAAATCAGGCTATGCGATATCTGTTGAAGCTTCAAATGTTAGTCTTGAATCATTTACTCTTGTTGGAACAGGTGATCAGACACATGGCTATGGAATCAAGGTAGGGCCTGAAAGCAATGGAATTCTAATATATGATATAAGTGTTAAAGACAGTCAGAGAACAGCCATTGACCTTCATGGAGTCAGTGATGCTCTGGTCAAGGATGTCCATGTTTTTGGTGTTGCTTCTGGAAATGGAATTGCAGTTACTGATTCTGAAGATGTTGTGATTGATGGAGCTGTAACCGATTCCAATGCATGGGGTGGTATTGCGCTTTACACAAGTGGAAATTACGTCGACGCCGGGATCCGTAATATAGCAATCATAAATTGTCTGTTCTCCAATGAACAGAATGGAATTTATCTTCATGACAGTGCAGATGCAGGTGAAAACGCATTCGTTGATATATCTATTATAGATAACGCCTTTAATAACAATAGTATTCAGATTTCAACAATAAATAAAGACAAAATTCCGTCGTATGTCAGTGACATCAATTTCAATGACCTGGCTGAAGAAAACACATTTGATCTTTCTGTTGTGGTTCTTGACGAAGAATCCAAAATAAAGGTTCCTGTAATCTTTAGCAGTATACAGGATGCAATTGGTGCTGCAGAAGCTGGAGATACTATTGAAGTTTCTGAAGGTACTTATAACGATGATTTAACTATTGATAAAGCCAGTCTTACCATAAGATCACTTTCAGGACCTGCTGAAACCACCATTATGGGTGCTACAGTTAAGGTTGCTGCTGATGATGTGACAATTGATGGTTTTACAATTGACAATGAAGGTGGAGAGCGTGTAGTCGGTCCTGGTAGTACCAGCAATACTACAATCAAAAACAATGTACTTGTTAATTCTATGCGAGGTATCCAGGGTGACTGGTATGGAATACCTGCAGACCTTACGATCTTAAACAATGTGTTTAAACGCAGTATGGGATTGCTGGAACTGAGGGTATGTCTAATCTATTGATAGAGAATAATATATTTGAAACATCTGATGAGGGAATAGGACTTGGTGAAGGTGTAGAAATCAAGAACATTATCGGTAACCACTTTTCAGGCGAAGGTGTGCACATAAAAGACTATCGAACTGCCCCTGAAATGACATACATTGATACTTTGTTAAATGAGAATACTTTTGGCACAACTGTTATTGTTCAGGACCATGAAGGAAACATAGAGCTGGCAACTATTTTCAGCAGCATACAGGCTGCGATCAATGAAGCTTCAGGTGGAGACATTATTGAAGTGGCTTCAGGCAGTTATGAAGAAGTTATCACGGTAGATGTGGAAAACATAACTCTCAGGTCTGCAGAAAGGCATGGTGCTGTTATCAATGGCACTGTAACAATAAAGGCAGATAATGTTACAGTGGATGGATTTACAATCAGGGATAGTGAAGCACCTGTTTTGATAGAATTCCATGGTACTGATGGGACTTCAATTCTTAATAACAGAGCAGAAGCAAGTCTTAACTCACAGGCAAAGCTGGCAGCAGGGAACTGGTATGGTGCCAGTGTCGGTGATTCCTCAATAAAAAACAATGAATTTGTTGGGGCAGTTGGTCTCTATCCAAAGGACGGGGCTGTTATAGAGATTGTTAACAATACAGTAAATGGTGCATATCATGAAGGAATATGGCTTGTTCCCGATGCTGATGTAGTGCTAACTATTGAGGATAATACAATAACTGACCATGATCTTGCAGGTGATAATCTTTCAGAAATAAAGGTAGTCAGCAGACCTGCGTCAATCAATGATGAAACAACATCAGGTGAAATGAAAGAATCTCTGTTGATTGAAAATTCAGTAGACTCTGTATACCTGCAGTGGGCAACGGTAAAGGATGGTCAGAGTATTCAGGATGCTATTGATGCAGCGCTTGAGGGTGATACTATAGAGGTACACCCAGGGACCTATACGGAATCACTGTCTGTTAACAAAGACAGCCTTATTTTAAAATCTTTAGAAAAACATGAAGCTAAGGTTGATCGAATAAGAATTCAGGCAGATAATGTAAGGATAGATGGTTTTTACCTGCAGGGAGATGGAACACTTCGTGGTGCCATTGACGAAACGGGTTCCAGGACCGGTTATACAATTGAGAACAACCTTATAAGAGACCATATAACTGGTATTTTCATAAACGACGGATCAGATGGGGTCATTGATAATAACGTAATAGATAACGTTGTTGCTGGTATTGCCCTATCAAGTGGTACATCAAGCCATACTGTCATAAACAATATTATTACAAATGCTTCTGATGAATGTATAGGAATAGCAGGGCCAGATAATAATATTGAGAAGAATGAACTGAGAGATTCGTCTGCAGGTATAAAAATATTTAAGGGCACATGGTCACTGGAAAACACCATCATCACAGATAACGTGTTCTGCAGCAGCAATAACTATGCAATTTCTAATGAAGCTTTAGAATTAATTGATGCCCGTTACAACTGGTGGGGACATCCGTCCGGTCCATCCGGTGCAGGTCAGGGTTCAGGTGCTGCTGTTTCAGATAATGTAGACTATCGTCCATGGCTTCTTGAGGCTGGCGGTGAAAGATTTGATTTCACACTTGTTCTTGGACAGGGCTGGAATGTTGTCTCTGCTCCTTCGAATATTGAACAATATGAGATCAAGGGTGATGTTGCAGCATGGCTGGCACATACAGCATCTGGCTGGGTAAGCGATGAGTCTGTTATATCAAAGGAGTTCAAAAACCCTGCAGGAGCTGTGTTTGTAAATGCCAATGAGACACTTGGTGTAGGTTATATATGGGCTGATTTTGGACCTGGAGATGACTTTGCAAACAAACAGCTCAGAGAAGGCTGGAATCTCATAGGCGTAGGTAATACGGATGATTCCATGAATCGCCTGAGCAATCTGAAATATGAAAGTGGGGAAGGTATAACCTCCATTTACTCTCCAAATGTCTTCAACCAGGTGAAGGATGTAAGTTACCACTGGCAGATATCACAGATGGATAAGACCTCATGGAAAAATGAGGATAAGATGTATCGCCTGGATGGTTACTGGGTTTATCTGCGCGGATCCGATCGGGTGCACAGCGTGACCGTAGAACCTGCAGGATCTGCATCTGACCTGGTTTCTGAAGCCATTTGAATACAATAGGGGTGCTTCAAAAAAAATGTGAACATATCAGCTGGCTTA
Above is a genomic segment from Methanosalsum zhilinae DSM 4017 containing:
- the xseA gene encoding exodeoxyribonuclease VII large subunit — translated: MGIFTVSELNQHVKNVLRSEPGLQQVWVRGEISNLTLHRSGHYYFTIKDSKAQISCVCFSSVSRKIKFQPEKSMSILAFGSIDLYTVRGQYQLQILDMRPDGIGELYQAFEQLKNRLEKEGLFEIEHKKPIPKYPSRIGIVTSPTGAAIHDILNVAQRRLPVDLLLAPALVQGERSASSVANAIEMLNNTDVDVIILGRGGGSLEDLWSFNEEIVARAIHDSNVPIVSAVGHETDYTIADFTADLRAPTPSAACEMVIPSSSELEKYIDSLIHRIIQSTDQKIKDHRTDLKYLHSRVQPEKFRDHVLQNYQKLDETASRMEYIISNLLRNKKSFLREYAGRLDAVSPLQTLARGYSITMDTEGNIIHSVNEVTEADDIEIMIHDGIIECSVRNITRTNKR
- a CDS encoding ATP-binding protein, which produces MDQETEGPDRHESCMRFRMIFENCPTGMLYINRMGLVDDCNSKSLEILAVSRDDIVGSDPGSFLSGEQINEVIESILSSKVNYHESEYRTKNHDNPIPLKVYLSPLPDQELPSGVICVLEDISREKSIEEALLMDESRLEALLRLHQMTDATIQEITDFAREEAVRLTGSKLGYLAFLNETEDVLTMHSWSRVAMKICRIRDKPIEYPVGTTGLWGEAVRQRKPVITNDYREPNPLKKGYPKGHVELTRHMNVPVFDKDKIVLVAGVGNKDTDYDQSDVRQLTLLMQGMWTLLKHKKAEDALKKYSNKLSQVNKELWEANKELKSLNQLKNEFISNVSHELKTPLVSIRGYSEIMNGENLGPLNDKQKRAVETILRNSERLRRHVDSLMYISMEQMGKIRYSFDSINIEGIIDDAITDILPQIRDTGKDLKLEKNVSEDLPEIQGDAQKLTDLLTNLLSNSVKFTPDGGRISINVKQEGDELHIVVEDTGIGIPKEVIPDIFDRFYQIDSSTKRKFGGTGVGLYICKSIVEGHSGKIWVESDRGKGTSVHVKLPVKNRPEEKKQ
- the xseB gene encoding exodeoxyribonuclease VII small subunit, with product MKSNKEEKNIDAEEVEMTFEEAMEKLELLVEQLECGRMSLDESLDTFEQGMKLASRCRKRLDNAERRIEQLINEGGKIKSEPFNSKEDKE
- a CDS encoding hydantoinase/oxoprolinase family protein → MSLGLGIDTGGTYTDSVIMDISSGSILDSNKSLTTYPDLITGIQNSIDGLDTRLLEKVTNVSVSTTLATNTTLEGKGYPAAMILIGYSIPKGLPTQHVISVKGGHDADGYEIDDLDDPEVIKDFVMYCKNKVAAFAVSSYFGVRNPDHELKVKKIIQDLTDMPVVCGHELSQGLGAYERSVTALLNAQLIPVTNQFIQSILSVMKERHISANLMMMKCDGSLVKIEEALEKPVESIFSGPAASLVGAAHLTKLDTCMTVDVGGTSTDISSLSEGIPIISDSGAVVGGWSTMVKAIKMNTSAMGGDSHVWVQWKPSIGPGRVIPLCYVASQHPEVVDKLEKIKEDRKISERIMDRIIQPVSFFVRSESDPRTLERLNDNEKEILDALSDEPLSIKEIAGITGHHPLMFGNILESLIQKRHISHIGFTPTDALHVLQDYEKWNSEASHLGAEILAEYVKMDKLSFCTHVKKKVAFNIAQNLVSFVAEDVKKEEIEKLMQNSENLRFRLNVPVVLIGAPVEAFLEELKSVIDGEITVPEYYDVGNAVGALVGNIIHRSDVLIRPSAAGSSQYSVFCEAGKMVFDEYGQAVDYGIKFINDSMAEYMNSYGLSMDRIQFDLKRDDIKSETGSVIETRLTGVGIGSPRRSDNEWVKRWNESTGPNEQHGCSSPECAGKDRD
- a CDS encoding GTP-binding protein, which encodes MKIIMIGGIRGSGKTSLIRRLAGHFTARGLKVGIVVTELGEIEYNESSDEVFVKHSVSDCVSCTFRYDVVHALIDMFSTFTPDIVFIEIAGIAFPGRLEEDIEEHVDVAGLEVIPVIYMVDAAEFIPDTEKIPKFVIDQINSAAAACINRIDLVEGEKIEQIKYVLEKTRPSIHVFCFSLKLNKGDLDDLIQFLS
- a CDS encoding TCP-1/cpn60 chaperonin family protein; this encodes MNGLNAGMNPQDQMSSMDALARSVRAKIGINESVEDEELMHHVERACTEIYDLLVSSYGPRGMNKMIINPVNDVFLTSDGKTIMEEIDILHPVVTSLKDIAKSMDRACGDGTKTAVILAAGLIRNASMLIKRGVHPSTIIKGYRLALNKTYELLEHESFPAKSYEQMYAAVLSSTAGKGIDFIMADKLARNMMGIVENLDNMSEGGFLDLDENVSIIKKVGKPDIVSISGVILDERPARKDMPDTLDNPEILILKGDVSFKSAFLNSQHNIRMDSYETSVMFEKEQKRIVNDFTRKIVSSGAEAVFCEGDVDPLIESTLSRNRILLFKKLQPKDLLRLSKSTGATMMSIHDDDLCEGTGRAERVEVSKKCNEYFVFVRSHNRMISTILIWEPVRYGLEKIEEAADDALTNAAFILRNRMIVTGGGGIEFILSQMLRSYATTIEGKEQLAVEEYASALEDIPRILAKNAGMDVFDSMAQMSGYYNRGIDARIDTSGRVCENNPPIYDCASIKKLAIISATEAASNVLRIDRILAKS
- the mtaA gene encoding methylcobamide:CoM methyltransferase MtaA — encoded protein: MNQKDRVLNALNLKSVDRVPVGSFTTTPVLELMEACGAFRPEADHDPEKMALLALSAHENCGFETARFPFDMTVLAEAVGCTIDPGTTSRTPAVIEGLKFDDPDDLNFIPDDLCKEGRIPQVLEAAYIVRKSLGDDGLTVAGHEGPVDLAANIVGMKEFLLLTLKNRPFVERLLDICADACIEYGNACIAAGADAVCVADAISSPGILPPNDFEELALPRYIRISSSLKGPGVLHVCGRVDLITDSITECGFDGISVEESVQDLRNLITTAHEKDVAVIGNVSASSTLYSGSEEDVNAETLEALDCDIDIIAPGCGIAPETPINNLKAMVKARDSYY